A single Anopheles maculipalpis chromosome 3RL, idAnoMacuDA_375_x, whole genome shotgun sequence DNA region contains:
- the LOC126560888 gene encoding chymotrypsin-like protease CTRL-1 produces MVSVSVRLVIGLTILQTAAPQCEKDRAKINVRECGVRNTSTGWPFHVGLYRRENNESFYFCGGTIVTTRHVIGSAHCVKPYGSEVISVRYGVTDLTHQDAANYCRVDSLIIHPNYRAPDFNDDIALLKLQDAIPFGTLARPICLWPEETAQDGEEDLEGTPGTSVGWGIGVHNVYTSVLQSAITVVQRRSRCMEIFASKLFEHNEFFCAVTPVCSGSGGSGFYVERENRFYLRGMTTFGIAPKGYYQCGVNTMTGLLNVAKYTGWIRQVTDKFELRHSSPKTSEISDGESENRNQNPDPTTT; encoded by the exons ATGGTGAGTGTCAGTGTACGCCTTGTGATTGGTCTTACTATTTTGCAAACTGCCGCACCACAGTGTGAAAAAGATAGGGCGAAAATCAATGTACGGGAATGTGGAGTGCGCAATACATCCACTGGCTGGCCATTTCACGTGGGCCTCTATCGGAGGGAAAACAATGAAAGTTTTTACTTCTGTGgaggtacgatcgtaactacCCGACACGTGATCGGTTCCGCGCACTGTGTGAAACCGTATGGCAGTGAGGTGATTTCGGTGCGTTACGGTGTTACCGATTTAACGCACCAGGACGCGGCCAACTACTGTCGCGTCGACTCCCTTATCATTCATCCCAATTATCGAGCACCGGATTTTAATGACGATATAGCATTACTGAAGCTGCAGGATGCAATTCCGTTTGGGACGCTAGCGCGTCCAATCTGTCTCTGGCCGGAAGAAACGGCACAGGACGGCGAAGAGGATCTAGAGGGCACACCAGGGACCAGTGTTGGGTGGGGCATTGGAGTGCACAACGTTTACACCAGTGTGCTTCAAAGTGCCATAACTGTGGTACAGCGACGAAGTCGCTGCATGGAAATTTTCGCCAGCAAGCTATTCGAGCACAACGAGTTCTTTTGTGCTG TAACGCCAGTGTgcagtggtagtggtggtagcgGGTTCTACGTTGAGCGGGAGAATCGATTCTATCTGCGAGGAATGACCACGTTCGGTATCGCACCGAAAGGCTACTATCAGTGTGGAGTCAACACGATGACAGGGTTGCTTAATGTTGCAAAGTATACCGGCTGGATAAGGCAAGTTACGGACAAGTTTGAGTTGCGTCATTCATCGCCGAAAACGAGCGAGATTTCAGACGGAGAATCGGAAAATCGGAACCAAAACCCCGATCCTACCACCACTTGA